A single window of Oncorhynchus keta strain PuntledgeMale-10-30-2019 chromosome 34, Oket_V2, whole genome shotgun sequence DNA harbors:
- the pofut2 gene encoding GDP-fucose protein O-fucosyltransferase 2 has product MADHRFSRGFKSPVLWLFSVQSLIKLCLSILASSAVVVECQIEDPFRAGNSVFSPAVAAARDLRYLLYDINPPEGFNLRRDVYIRMASLVKTLRRHSDWVLVLPPWGRLYHWQSPDIHQIRIPWGEFFSLTSLQGNVPVIEYEEFIAESGGPFIEQVLVLQNYAEGWTDGKWEEKVDQRPCVERLLYSKDKQGYYRGWFWGYEETRGVNVTCLSAQGHASILAPLLQNNITSTSVMLDKAETVLHDHYAGKDYWDTRRSMVFSKHLRLLGDEFRAKYLNSTDEQDQTVYNEDWTRIKNKLGSARGGPYLGVHLRRKDFIWGHREDVPSLKGAVKKIRDLMKKNKLDRVFVATDADEEELEELKKILPEITRFEPTWEDLELLKDGGVAIVDQWICAHARYFIGTSVSTFSFRIHEEREILGFDPKTTYNRFCGDSEKECEQPTHWKIVY; this is encoded by the exons ATGGCGGACCACAGATTTAGCAGAGGTTTCAAATCGCCAGTGTTGTGGCTTTTTTCTGTGCAATCTTTAATCAAATTGTGTTTGTCTATTCTCGCGTCGAGTGCTGTAGTCGTCGAATGTCAAATTGAAGATCCATTCCGAGCAGGAAATAGCGTTTTTTCACCGGCTGTTGCAGCAGCACGGGATCTACG GTACCTGCTTTACGACATCAACCCCCCAGAGGGTTTCAACCTTCGTCGGGATGTGTACATTCGCATGGCATCCCTGGTGAAGACCCTGAGGAGACACAGTGACTGGGTGCTGGTGCTGCCCCCCTGGGGACGTCTTTACCACTGGCAGAGCCCAGACATCCACCAGATCAGGATCCCCTGGGGAGAGTTCTTCAGCCTCACTAGCTTGCAGGGCAACGTGCCTGTCATAGAGTACGAGGAGTTTATAGCTG AGTCTGGAGGCCCATTTATTGAACAGGTCCTGGTGCTACAGAACTATGCTGAAGGGTGGACTGACGGGAAATGGGAGGAGAAAGTGGACCAGCGACCCTGCGTTGAACGGTTATTGTACTCCAAAGACAAACAGGGTTATTACAG AGGATGGTTTTGGGGCTACGAGGAAACCAGGGGTGTGAACGTCACTTGTCTGTCAGCTCAGGGCCACGCCTCCATCCTGGCACCACTCCTGCAGAACAACATCACATCAAC TTCTGTGATGTTGGACAAAGCAGAGACTGTCCTCCATGATCACTACGCAGGAAAGGACTACTGGGAT ACTCGCCGCAGTATGGTCTTTTCCAAACACCTGCGTCTCCTAGGGGACGAGTTCCGTGCAAAGTACCTGAACTCCACAGACGAGCAGGACCAGACCGTATACAACGAGGACTGGACTCGCATTAAG AATAAGCTGGGTTCTGCCAGAGGGGGGCCGTACCTGGGTGTCCACCTGAGGAGGAAGGATTTTATCTGGGGTCACAGAGAGGATGTGCCCAGCCTCAAAGGAGCTGTCAAGAAGATCAGGGACCTCATGAAGAAAAACAAACTAGACAGAGTCTTTGTTGCCACTGACGCAGATGAGGAAG AGCTGGAGGAGCTGAAGAAGATATTACCAGAGATTACACGCTTTGAACCCACCTGGGAGGACCTGGAACTACTCAAGGACGGGGGCGTGGCTATCGTCGACCAATGGATCTGCGCACATGCCAG GTATTTTATCGGAACATCTGTGTCGACCTTCTCTTTCCGGATCcacgaggagagagagattctGGGATTCGACCCCAAAACGACCTACAACCGCTTCTGTGGGGACAGCGAGAAGGAGTGTGAACAGCCCACACACTGGAAAATAGTCTACTGA